The Amblyomma americanum isolate KBUSLIRL-KWMA chromosome 5, ASM5285725v1, whole genome shotgun sequence genome window below encodes:
- the LOC144134555 gene encoding uncharacterized protein LOC144134555: protein MQVLLPVFTHVLLPVLAAACVDVRPRYRHHYGSHEADTNSVTAADVTFTWISPPPGSGTIRSSWEIQSPQTSCFSPPIKDRPWTAAPCGLGSCAIARTSNPLVFAMQVLLPVFTHVLLPVLAAACVDVRPRYRHHYGSHEADTNSVTAADVTFTWISPPPGSGTIRSSWEIQSPQTSCFSPPIKDRPWTAAPCGLGSCAIARTSNPLVFAMQVRKSYSLFAKKSSNYFLIQLPSPQCCTCIVVECFAVVHSLLMQSGDIETNPGPDTAAILAELQKLTSGQSTLISEVKDLSSRLVATDKSITELSKRITELETHYQDLASLKTEVESIKTDAATSASQISNLESRVDDAENRSRRNNLLFYGLPDTSSKETSSESEELVTRLCSENLDITIDPKEIERAHRLGRHSSERCRPIIVKFTFHKTKESILKNARKLKDTDYSIGEDFSHSVRKARKHLLRFAKETSDKYALRFKTLYIGPKQYIFDDLTETVKEVP, encoded by the coding sequence atgcaggtgctccttcctgtgttcacacatgtgctgttgcctgttctggctgctgcctgcgttgacgtgcggccacgttatcgtcatcactacggcagtcatgaagctgataccaattccgtaacagcggctgacgtcacgtttacctggatttcgccaccacctggctctgggaccatccgttcgtcgtgggaaatacaatcgccgcagacatcatgtttttcgccacctataaaagatcgcccgtggaccgcggcgccttgtgggctcggcagctgtgccattgcgcggacgagtaaccctcttgtcttcgccatgcaggtgctccttcctgtgttcacacatgtgctgttgcctgttctggctgctgcctgcgttgacgtgcggccacgttatcgtcatcactacggcagtcatgaagctgataccaattccgtaacagcggctgacgtcacgtttacctggatttcgccaccacctggctctgggaccatccgttcgtcgtgggaaatacaatcgccgcagacatcatgtttttcgccacctataaaagatcgcccgtggaccgcggcgccttgtgggctcggcagctgtgccattgcgcggacgagtaaccctcttgtcttcgccatgcaggttagaAAATCATACTCTCTTTTTGCAAAGAAATCGAGCAACTACTTCTTAAttcagctgccgagcccgcagtgTTGTACTTGTATTGTCGTTGAATGCTTTGCTGTTGTCCATTCGTTGCTTATGCAATCCGGTGACATAGAAACTAACCCTGGTCCTGACACTGCCGCCATACTTGCAGAACTACAGAAACTAACATCAGGCCAAAGCACGTTAATCAGCGAAGTAAAAGACCTCAGCAGCAGGTTAGTAGCGACAGACAAATCGATCACCGAATTAAGTAAGCGCATTACCGAATTAGAAACCCACTATCAGGACCTCGCATCACTTAAAACAGAAGTTGAATCCATTAAGACTGATGCCGCCACGTCGGCGAGCCAAATCAGTAACCTCGAATCCAGAGTAGACGATGCCGAAAACCGGTCGCGCCGCAACAACCTGCTATTTTATGGCTTACCTGATACTAGCTCAAAGGAAACGTCCTCTGAGTCTGAAGAACTGGTCACCCGCCTTTGCAGTGAAAATTTGGACATCACCATAGACCCAAAAGAAATAGAAAGAGCACATCGTCTTGGCCGTCACTCAAGTGAACGATGTCGACCCATTATCGTTAAATTCACTTTCCATAAGACAAAAGAATCCATCCTAAAAAACGCCCGGAAACTAAAAGACACCGACTACAGCATAGGAGAAGACTTTTCACATTCTGTCCGTAAGGCACGCAAACATTTACTACGTTTCGCGAAAGAAACATCTGATAAATACGCACTGCGCTTTAAAACACTGTACATAGGCCCCAAGCagtatatattcgacgacttgacgGAAACGGTAAAAGAAGTGCCATAG